The DNA sequence GCCTGAGCCTCACTGCTTAGGAAGGACTCAGTGACTTCCTCATCTCGGAGGCAGGGGATGGGGAGCAGGTGCAGCCACACTTGGCGAGatctgtctctctgtgtagcctCCAGAGAGGCTTTCCCAGGCCTCTCTCTGGAAGTGCGGGAAGGACCCAGAGTGTGTTCCAAGTTTGGGCATCCTTGGGGAGTTAAGCTTGGGGTTAGGCTTGAGGTTAGGAAGGGGTGTGGTGAGGTGTTCTAGGTTAGCAAGAagatccaggaaaaaaaaaattagtcctcATTGTAAGCAGCTTGACTATCAGCTGGTTGTGCCAGGGAGGCCCAACCTGGCACAGTTCAGCTCACGGCCCCTCTCTCCACAGTTCTGGAGAGACGGAGTACACCACCCCCCTGCCTGTCGGAGGCCTCAGCTATGTTCAGGGACACACCAGCATTCATCTTATCCACAAGACTGTGGGTGGGTGTCTGGATGCCACTGCACAAAGGGTCCCTGATCGAGAGGCTGTGGTCATCCTCCATGAAAACATCAGGCTGACCTATGCACAGCTCAAGGAGGAGGTGGGTCCTGACTTTGAACTCTCAAAGTGGGAAGTCTCCGGGCTGCCATGGCTGGGTAGAGTTGGAAAGTGGAGGTAGTGGCTAGGGTTTCCTGAGGACCGCCCCCCCCAAGGGATGGCAGCAGAAGTGGACAGGGCTGAGGGAGGTGTCCTACATTCTTTTGCCCTGGTAGCTCCCAGACCATTTGTTAGCTATGTGTACTCCCCAGCACCACTGTAGGTTCACTGAGGCCTGGAAATCCTCCTGCTTTCTGATGTGAATCCACAGGCCAAGGGGATGGTAGGAGTCACGGACCCCTTCCTGCTTGCCCCCATCTTGCCCTTTGTTCTCCATCTGTTTGCACCAGGTGGACAAAGCTGCTTCTGGACTCCTGAGTATTGGCCTCCAAAAGGGTGACCGGCTGGGGATGTGGGGACCCAATTCCTATGCGTGGTTACTCATGCAGTTGGCCACTGCCCAGGCGGGCATCATACTGGTGAGGAGGGGTTTGCCTGCCACAGGGGGTGTAGAGGGTATCATTAAGGGGAGTCCCTTGGCTCCAGAACCAAAGTAATTCCTGGCTTCAGACTTGGTAGTGGTTTCTCCTAAGGCCCACTAAGAAGCCCTGGCAGAGCAGGGTGCAACCTTGTGCCTTCTGAGAGCAGAGGGGCAGTGGGAGGGTGGTGCAACTGCCCAGGACACTGACACACGAGTGAGGACTGTTCCCTCAGGTGTCTGTGAACCCCGCCTATCAGGCCATGGAACTGGAGTATGTCCTCAAAAAGGTAGGGCCCACTCTTGGGGGAGGAGGCCTGCTGATGGATCAGGGGGCTTTTGGTTGTTACTGAGGTGGTCAGAATGCCCCTCAGACTGTGTGGTTGGAAGGGGGTCTCAACTCCGCGGAGAGAGTAGTGGGTCATTCACAAGGCCAGTGTGGGGGACGAGAGTGAAGCATGTATGTCAGGTGGTAGTGTGCATGTGTGCAGATGTGCTGCATCTCAGTAtgctgtgtgtgtctgtcttgTGGCTAGTATATTTGTGTACATTTGTCTTGGAGTGGAATGCATTggaggtgtgagtgtgtgtgtgtatgagagagagagaaagaaaaagagagagagagagagagagagagctgtagGTAATGTGTCAGGGTAGGCATGCAAGTGAATGAGAGAGAGAATAACCAATTACTGAGGACTCCCCCAGAGCCCCAGTCTGGGTCTTCCTGCTGACCACAGGTAGAGGGGCTCCCCTTCCACAGGTGGGCTGCAAAGCCCTCGTGTTTCCCAAGCAATTCAAGAGCCAGCAATACTACAACATCCTGAAGCAGATCTGTCCAGAACTGGAAAAAGCCCAGCCAGGGGCCTTGAAGAGTGAGAGGTAGGTGTGTCCTGGGTTTGGAGAGCACCATGTAGCATTCCCCTCACTTCCTCACTCCCTACCAAACCTCAGGGATGGGACTGGTGTCTCCCTGGgccctccctccacccctgctTCTCACCATCCTCTCTTTCTCCCAGGCTCCCAGATCTGACCACAGTCATCTCAGTGGATGCCCCTTTGCCGGGGACCCTGCTACTGGATGATGTGGTGGCAGCTGGTAGCACAGAGCAGCACCTGGCCCAGCTCCGGTACACCCAGCAGTTCCTGTCCTGCCATGATCCCATCAACATCCAGTTCACCTCGGTAGGGAGGAGGTCTCCAGGTCCTGAGCCCAACTGACACATGTCCCCTGCCCCTATGACCTTGTCCAAGGATGGGGAGACAGCAGAGGAAGTCAGGAAAGTAGGCATCCTCTCTTGACACTGGCCTCCAGCTGTCCTCTCTTCTTTGGAAAATTGACAACTGATGCCTTTGTCACACACACCCTTCCTGGccctattgcttccagtgcagTGCAGATTCACTGAGCCACCAAGGCTCAGAGTATCAGAGCTAGTAGACCCTGCCCCTAGCCAATGGGGAATCAGAGGCTCAGACAGGTAATTTGCCCATGCCTGAGGACAGAGAGAGACCTTCTCTCTGAAATTTTGGTGCAGGGCATCGTAGAACTTTTGTGCATATGCAGGTATGCACAAACTTCAGTCCCCTAACTCCCAGTCTTGTGCTTTTCTGGACAGTGGCTGAGGGTGGGAAGGAGATGGGGAGAAGGAGGCCAAGCTGTCAACCTGCTTGTCTTCTCAGGGGACAACAGGCAGCCCCAAGGGAGCCACTCTCTCCCACTACAACATTGTGAACAACTCCAACCTGATAGGCCAGCGCCTGAAAATGCCTGTGAAGGTGAGGCTGGGCTGGGCCCAGGCAAGGTTTACAGGCTGCTGGGAGCGGAAGGTGGGGCGGGCATGGGGCGACTTGTTGGGCTCCCCCTGCTGACTGGAGGAACTGACTCCATGATAGACCTGGAGCCTCCTGTCTCCATCTCTAGACACCAGAGGAGTTGCGGTTTGTCCTGCCTTGCCCCCTGTACCACTGCCTGGGCTCCGTGGGGGGCACAATGGTGTGTGTGCTGCACGGTGCCACGCTTCTCCTGTCCTCTCCGAGCTTCAATGGCAAGAAGGCGCTGGAGGCCATCAGCAGAGAGAAGTGGGCATTGGTGGACAGGCCACCATGGGCTGATGAGATCCTCCTAGTCCTCACTTCTGGGCCCTGTCCCCTTCCAACATGTCTTTTCCCTCCAACCAGGAGACCTGGGTCAGGGTTTTGGGGGACCAGTTCCTGCCTTGAGCTCCTGCCTGTTCCCCACAGCTTTGGCCTTGGCCCATGCCATGGATTCATAGTGGGGTAGGGGAGAAATGGGAGTTCCCTTCCACTTCCAAGCCTAATTTTGAGACTCCCCTTTACACAGAGGCTCCTTCCTGTACGGCACTCCCACGATGTTCGTGGATGTACTGAACCAGCCAGACTTCTCCAGTTATGACTTCTCGTCCATatgtggaggtggggtggggccAAGGACAGGCAGGCATGGGGAGGGGGCTGCTTCCCTTCAGGACTGGCCTGGGTGAGCCAGTTTTTTATGTAGGGGACAGGAAGGGCAGTGTAGAAATGTGGGCAAGAGGGAGGCAAATCCTTAGCATCTCTGGACACCAGATCAAGGCTAGCTGTCAGGTGTAGGAATAGGGACAGGGTcagaggagagaagggaatgCTCTTCCTTCCAGTGAGTGGTAGGTGAAGGGGGTCCACTGGGCCTGGAGAAGGGGGAAGCTGTGTCACCCTCTCTTTCTGATTCAGGTGTGATCGCTGGGTCCCCTGCACCCCCAGAGTTGATCCGAGCCATCATCACCAAGATGAACATGAGGGAGCTGGTGGTGAGTAGTAACCAGAGCCAGGGTGTGGATTGAGTACCCTAGAGTAAGTAAGGACTGAGAAGCCAGGTCAGATGTCCAAAGGAGACACGCAGGGCCAGCCTTTTCTCAAGAAAGCAGAGGTGGGACAAGACAGTCTGACCTTGTCAGCACCTGATGGGACATCGGAGATAGGTGACAGGGGagtaaatatacacataaatttatatttatagaaatCTGAGGCAGAAATGCAGCATGAGAGTGAGCGAAGCACCTGTGTCCCATTAGCATGTCCTGGCAGGTGGAGGCAGCAGAGTTAGAGTATGGACTTAGGGCCTTTCTGGAAGCAAGGGGTCAGGCAAGGGTCTGATGTTTGTTTCCAAATGGCAGGGAAAGGGGAGCAGAGAAAGACTGATTCTGGGAGGGTGGCCATCCCGATGGTCACCCCACTTCTGGTTCTGACTTGGGGATGTTGACAATAGCTTTTCTTGGAGGAGCCGCACAGGGGCCAGGCATGATGGGTTGGGAGGGGCTCTGTGTCCTTCCCTGAACCCTATCAGCTGGAGTTGGGCTGGTAGTGGAGTGCCCAAGGTCCCCTGCCAGGACATGTCTAGGTGTGGGCAGCTCTGTGCATACAGCAGAGGCTGTGGGGAGAAGGTATGGGGGGCAGTGGGAAGGTCAGTAGTCTCTCCGGCAGAAGACAGAGGCCAGTCACCAGGACTGGCTGGGTcaggacctgtggtgaggcaaggATCCGTGTCAGGACTCCCAAAAACCTGGCCAGCGTTGGAGGGAACAGTAGGAGACCTAGGCTGGGCCCTTGGGTGAGGGAATCCctatcctcccctcctctccctgcaAAATGAAGGATGTGCCTGCCCTTCCAGAGGCAGGGCTATCACGGGAGATAACAGCCCCTTGCTGGAATCTCCAAAGAGGGCAAAGGATAACCTGCTTGCCCAGCCCCCACCTGTTTAATGGCGACCGGCTTTCTTGGACCTCTTGGTGGGAAACTTGCAGCTGCGGAAGGCATCTGTGTcacggatgtgctgacccctgaaCTTGGAGGGTGAGGCGCAGGTGGCGTCTGGGCGAGAAGCCTTGGCTTCCAGCCATCTGGAGAGACAGAGAGTTGCCTGGGTTTGGGGAAGATAAATGAGAGCACTTGGGGCGAGGGAGAATGAGCTATGGGGCCAGGATGGACTTGACCTCAAAGGATACTCTGGAGCCGTCATCTGAAATTTACaaatggaggaaactgaggctcccagGGTCTCATGCCTATTGGGTAACACATCtaggatatatgcccaggatGTCTTAGTGCAAGACCACCAAATGAAGGTGGATCTAGGGGAGTAAGGGGCTATTCTTACCGCCGAAGGCCCCGGAGGTGGCAGGTACACTTCCAAGGGTTGTTGGTGAGGGTGAGGGTCTCCAGATTATCAAAGGGGAAGTTGGAAGGCAATTGGTTCAGGCGATTGTTCTCCAGATGGACATGTTTCAGCGTTGTCACACCCAGAAAGGCACCGTCTGAGAACTGGGGAGACAAGGTGGACAGGAATGAGCACCCCAGCCTCAACGTCCAGCCTCTCCCAGTTCTCTATTGCCTCAGGAGGGCAGGTCCTTCCTTGGATGTGAGCACCAACACCTTGAGGAGTTGTAGTTTTCAAAGCAGAgtgctttttgagataggaggtGTTGTTTCCAATATGCAGATGGAAAAGTAGAAAAACTTCGGTCCTTTGGCCAGGATAATACGAGCGAGTAAACAGTAGCTGCAGGACcacaccctgctcccctcccctgaCACCACACTCTCCGCACAAACAGTTAGCCTAGGGAGGCAGCCAGAGTTTGGCTCCAGAAGTCCAGGTTGGCACACGGTGAACCTGGTCAGTGTTTGGTGGGGTGGGCAGTGAGTCCAGGCTCCCCACAGCTCTAGGGTCTCAGGACTTCCCTCAGCTATGTCCTCACTGCTCCCTCATTGCCTGCCAGATGCTTTTTGGGGAGCCACCTTGGTGGAGACTCTGGCCAGGTTGGACAACTCCAGAGGAAATATTTTATTGGTGCTCACATCTTGGCCCAGGCACCATGGTTCCTGTCTGGGCTCGCTGGCCCCAAATCAGTCCCTGATATGCTGTCCTGttgcccaccaaaaaaaccactcTGGCACTGAGGGGCCAGGGAGTGGTCCACCTTCATTTGTGACAGGGCCTAGACTGAAGAAGATAGGCTGGACAGATTCCTTTTACCCAGACAAAGGTTGGCCGCTGCACAGGTAAGATTCTGCCCTTGTTTTCATGTCTGTGCCCTGCAGCCTAGTTTGGGTTTTGTGTCGTTCTGTAGTAACCAGACGGTTCTTTACCTTGTCCTGGTCCCCACCTAAACCTCCTGGCTGAAGCCCCTGTCCCAGGGCAATTTTCCAATCCTAAGAAAGGTATTCTGCTTCCATCTAATATAGCCCTACTTGGCCTGGCTGGGCTTCCCAGGGGAAGAAGGACTGAGTGAGAAGGCAGGCAGGAGATGGATCTGGTGACTGGGGTGGGCAGAAGGCAGCCAGTAGTCTGGGGGACTGTGAGGGACAGCCAGTCTACTCTGTGGGGAGGATCCAAGGGTCTTGTACCCAAGGGTTACCAAGGGTGTTCTCGCCTTTGCTCCTTCACAGAGCCCGTAGACACCATTCCTGCAGCCTGAGGGAGCCTTTGGTCCCCATGCCTTGACTTGGCCTACTCAGGTGACACGGACTGAGAATGCAGTGGATTGTGTGTGTAGGGACCAGTTGGGGGGACAGGGCATCCATCAGGGCCTCTGTAGGGTATAGAGGAGGTCTTCCTCAGGCATTTTCTCCCCCTCACTCCCCAGCCTCCCATTCTACCTTAGTACTTTAAGCAATCCCCACCAGGAACAGGGTCTCTTTGTGGGCCTGATTCACTCAGCTTCTCTGGAAGGCTCCTCAGTAGACAAACCTCCCTTTATAAGATGGTAGATTTACTGGAGACTGGGAAACACAGCAGAGGAGGGGCTGAAGGCCCAACAGGAAGAGGCGGCTGCTGTTCACAGTGGGGATTTGGGAGCACTGGAGATGACTCCTAAGAGGCCATTTGTAGGACCAGGTCAGCCCCTACTCCTCTTATAAGTAGGAATCCTGGGAGGGCAGTACTTAAGACAAGCTGCTGGACAGGGATTAGGGTGGGGATGTGACAGATGAGGGAGAGGGGTGACAGAGCCTTGGAGATGGCCAGGAGGACAGGAGATCTGGGGGAATGGGATTGTACCCAGTTGCAGTCCTAGCTCCCAGGCCTCCAGGAAGGGAAGGAGCCAGGGCTGAGTACTGCAGCCAGGCACTCACCTTCTCCAGGTTGGTGTTGTCCAGCCAGAGGGTCTCCAGATACCTGCCAAAGGACTGGAAGGCATTATCCGGGATGCTCTTCAGTGGGTTATGGGATAGCTTCAGCTCTTCTACCACCCTCAGCTTGCTCAGGGCCGCTGAGGGGTAGCTGGCCAGCTGGTTCCTGTCCAGGTGAAACTTGGCGAGGTTCTCCACATCGTCCAGGACACCGGGCtgcagagaactgagtgagttttctGACAGATAGAGCCAGCGCAGGTCCTTAGCACCCTGGAAAGCGCCTGCGCGCAGCTCccggattttgttgttgttgagctgCAAGATGAAGAGGTTGACCAGAGGGGAGAGCAGCCCCCGAGGCAGCTCCGTCACCTTGTTGTGGTCCAGGTAGAGGTATGTGAGTTCAGTAAGGTCGTCGAAGGCACCAGCGCGCAGCACGCGGATGTCGTTGTGGGACAGGTACAGGTAGATGAGCTGCTTGAGGCCGCGGAAGGCACCAGCCGCCACCTCTCGGATCTGGCAATGCTGCAGGTGCAGTGACACTAGGTTGGGCATGGCCCGGAACGAGTTGGCAGCCAGCACGGGGAAGTTGTTGCGCTGAAGGTTGAGCAGCTTGGTCTTCTCTGACACCTTGGGGATCTTCTGCAGTCCCACCTTGTCACAGATGACGTGCTGCAGGTCACCGTGGCAGTGGCAGTTCTGGGGGCAGGCGGCCAGCGCCTGCAGGAGTCCAGCGAAGAGGCCGATGCTGAAGACAAGCATCGCGCGGGTCATGGCTGGGACGCCTGGAACCAAGGCTGGGGGGCAGCGGCGGCGGGCTATGGGGAACTGCAAGTCCTCGGAGCTCGGGTCTCCCGCCCTATTTATAGGGCAGCCTCGACCGCAGCCTTCGGCCAGAGCCAGCTACTACGTAGAGCATCCAGGCCACTGAACTTAACTCCCTCGCGTCCAGAGATGCGCCCCTGCTCTCGGCTGCTGGGgggtggggcggggtggggcgcAGGGACCCTTTCCACAGTTGGCGGCCATGCAAGGGGGTCCTGGCCCGGATCCTGGAACCCCGATCCCTTCTTCCTGCTCTCAGATGCGGTGCTGCTCTCTGCTTACCTCCTTTCcctagtttttttggggggaggggtgggagggaggggggtaATGGGTGTgtctaaagccctgagtttacacCGGAGAGAGGGAGGCGTTCCCTGCACTTATTTGTTTGCTTAAGTTTGAGTCTCCATGCCCCCCCATACACCTTCGGCAGGGTGCCCTGGACCCAGGGAGGGAGGAAGCGGGGCCCGACGGCCGGAAGCGTCTCACCGCGGTTCACCAGTCCGCGGCGCTTTAATGGGGCTCTTGTGCGGCGCCAGCCGAGCGTGAGAGCCGCTCTGGCGTCGGGCTCCCTGTTCAGGCTAGACACTCCAGACCCGACCCAAAGGAGATGGGAGCGCCTTCTCCACCCTTGGGCTCCCGCCTGACCCTCTCCTAACCCTGAGCTTGCGATTCTGCCCCCTGCACCCCCGTCCCTCTTTTCCAGGGATGAAGTGTAAGCAGGAAAGTGGGAACTAGGGGGGAGTGACCCGCGAGACTGGCAAGCACACCTGGAGACCACAGGCCACTGAACAAGCACAGTGGCACCAGCCCCTCATCCCTAACCTTCCCCGCCCCCGTGGTCAGAACTAACCCCTGAGGGGTCTCAGGGTGGCAGCCGAGTGGCGCCAAGGTCTACTTGGCAGAGGCCACACCTGGGCAGTGGCCCCAGGATGGTGAGGACGGGTGAGGGGGGCCAGGTCCTGGAAACAAGGGACCAGCCTTGGCGAGCTCAGACTGCCAGACGCTAGGTTGTGGGCAGCTCCGCCCCACCGTGCCGGCCTCTGTGTACCcacttgccagccactgtgtctGGAGTCCTGTGGATAAGGGAGGGTGAGCAGGCAGGTCACAGCTCTGGCCCCAAGGTGAGCTAGGGGCTGCTTGGCAGGGGGTATTGTCCATTTTGGAAAAAGAGAGGAACTAGACCCCAAGGGTACCAGAGCTATACCAGCTGGCACAGGGGGAGTTGGAAGAGCGCtgacaaaggtctgatagagtACTGGGTGGCTAGCCCTTCTCCCCTCACCCAGTACCCAATTGTAAGGGCTTGGTCTCCAGGGCCTGTTCTTCTTCCAAGCTCCTTTTACCTCTTTCCTCTagaatggggtggggtgggggaatgtCAAACTTGGCTTACAACATTCCCTGATGGTATTTAGGCTGGCTTCTGGTTTTTCTGTTGTTCAGGGTGTTCCAACCACTGAAAGTAGTGGTGGTGGGTGCCACATGAGTTTTAAATCCATGCTTTGactgtatttctattttgatgaaaataaatttacaGGAAACTCTCCAGAGCTTGGGGGCGGGGCACTCACCCCAAGGTCAGGAACTTGTCCTTGGTTTTGAGGGAGGTTGTGTCTGCACCACTTCCAGTTGGGCCAAGGCAGGCTGGCTTTCTCATCAAATTTATGGGGCCCTGGGcttggaagggaggaagggaggatgtTGTGGCCTGAAATCAGGAAGGTGGGGACTAAGGTAGCCCGGGGATGGGGGAAAGCAGTCTGGTCATTTATTGCCTTCTGGGAGCCACATGGATAGACATTTGTCTGCTCTAGGGAAACAGAAAACTGAGAGAGACTTGGCCAGGAAAGAACCACTTCCCTGCTTTGAAATTTGATTTCAGATCTGGGGCCCCAATAGAGATCAGTGCCTCTGCCTTCTGACCCCTGACCCTTGACTCCTACCAATGCTGTCTCTTATTTATTCAGCTGCCCAGGGTAGCTCATTCCATCCCTCAGCCATCACTGACCTCCCTTCAAACACTCTTTCTGGACCTTCTAGGTTGTTTATGGAACCACAGAGAACAGTCCTGTGACTTTCATGAACTTCCCTGAGGACACGATGGAACAGAAGGCGGACAGTGTGGGCAGAGTCATGCCTCACACAGAGGTAAGCCCACCTCTCGCCACTCTGGGATGTTGATTGCTTTCAGTTAGAGATTCAGGCAGCTCACTCAAGATGCCCAGGAACCCTGGCAGTGGAGTTTGCTAGGCCTGGCTGGGGCTCTGTCTGTGGGCTGAAGCATGAAAGGGGAAGAGCTGGGACAGTGGCCCTGAGCAGCAGCCAGCTAAACCTCTCCGCAGCCTCCCTTCCTGTCTGAGGTGTGTTTATGCCAAGCCCACTGTCTGTTTCAAGGCAGCCAAAGAGAAGCCAGAGCACAGAGATTTTTCCTACACAGCTCTTTCTTCTCCATAGACCCCCCCTGACTCTTGCTTTGACAGAGTTCTTCTGACAAGTTGTAAACCCTTAGCTTTCCAAGCAGCCTGTCATTTTGGAGTCCCTTGCACCTCAAAGATTGGTCCACAGCACATTTCAATCTCAAATTCCTAGCTGTGATGCTTTTCCTACTCCAGCCCTGGAGCTTCACACCAGCCAGCTCTGAGTTTCCCTGCCCCTAGGGGATACTGCTAGGGTGCCCACACAGTTGCTTCCTGGACTGAGTGTGCAGGGACATAAGCCCCCTCCCATGTGTCCCTACCGCCCTCTTTGGGAAGTGACCCGGTAGACAAGGCAAGTATACTTTTCCCCATATCCCAGGTGCAGAAATTAAGGCACACAGAGACCCAGTGTCCCTTGCACGTTGTTGGGGCTCCTTTCACTTCTAGGCTTTCAGATGCTGCCTGTCCTGTTCACATGGCACTGCCATGCCACCCCCTCTGGCTTCTTTATTTGCTGCTTCATGGGAAGTGAGAGGAGACTGCCTTCTCATTGTGTGGTTTATAATTAGGCAGCTGGCCTGGCCCTCCTCAGGCCTCCTCCGCAGCAGCTTCCTGCCCACCCCTTGTCCTCAGCACCTCGTCAGGGCCTCAGCTGTTCTTTCTTGCCCCGCTCAGGTCTCTGACTGGGGCTGGGTCTACTTCAGTCTTATCTCCCTTTCCCTTAAGTGGAATGGGCAGAGCCTGGGGGCTTCATTATTGGAAACAGGGAGGGCAAAGCTCCATCCATTCCTAAGGGATGCCCGTCCCGAATCAAAAGGCGCTAACCGAAAGTTGATCTGTCTCAGGCCCGGATCGTGAACGTGAAGACTGGAGAGCTGGCAAAACTGAACACGCCAGGGGAGCTGTGTATCCGAGGATACTGCGTCATGCATGGCTACTGGGACGAGCCTCAGAAGACCTTTGAGGCCGTTGGGCAGGACAAGTGGTATCGGACAGGGTGAGAAGTCAGGACAGACAGCCTGTCTGGCTACTGAGAGAGGCTGGGGATCCTGTGGCTGAACAGGGAACATTAAACTAGCACAAAGAGGACATAGATGTCAAGAAGTCCCCTTCCATCCTAGAAACTTAATGTGTACATTGTGTACAGTTTCCAAATGTGTACCTAGATGGAGAAGAAACACTAGGACAGGGCCATACACCTGCACCCCCAAAATCTGAGCCAGGATTCAGCCACTCATGTATGAGTtcagcacattcttttttttttcttttttggtgggattggggtttgaactcagggctttgtacttgcaaagcaggcactctatcacttgaactacatctttcgtccattttgctctggttattttggagatgaggtctcacgacttatttttcctggctggccttgaactgtgatcctgtggatctcagcctcccaagtagctaggattacaggtgtgtgcctggTTGAGGTCAGCCCATTCTTATGAACTTCCTCTGTGTCGTGTTGCTCTCCACCTGATGGTCCATGGAAAGCAAGATGAGACAGACCCTGCTTTTATGTCCTATGTGTCTGGGAGAGGTAGGCAGATAATTTCAgacatcaaaaaattaaatgggGTTATGGGAGAAAAAGTGGCCATGTGTGATGGGATGGGGAGGGAGCTTTTCACAGACTGGGTAGTCAGAAAAGGCCTCTGGAAACATTTGAGCTGAGACCTAGAAAAGAAGTGAGCCATGAAAAGCATAGACATTGATATGAAGAGATAAAATGTGATTAggtattgtttgttttatttactttttttctttacctcGCAGCCTAAACTGTAAGCTCCAGGGAATATATCTTGTTCCTGTTGTGTCTCCGAGTGTCTGGAGCAGTGGGGGTACACATATACGTAGTAGGGTTTGGTTTGGTGgtaccctgagtttgaactcagggccatgcacttgctaggcaggtgttttatcacttgagccaagcccctgCCCTTCAATAAACATTTGATGAACTAATGAACAAGTGAGCTAATGAGCCAGTGGAATAAGGCAGAGGTGAGAGGCCATTCCTGGgcttggttttctttatagagacaTCGCCTCAATGGACGAGCAGGGTTTCTGCAAGATTGTGGGCCGCTCCAAAGACATGATTATCCGGGGGGGTGAGAACATCTACCCCGCAGAGCTGGAGGACTTCTTTCACACCCACCCACAAGTGCAGGAAGTACAGGTAAGACTCCCAGCCCAGGCGAGCCCAGGTGAGCTCTTAGGAACAGGTAACATGCAGAAAGAGGATGGTGCCTGATGTTTGTCTCTGACCCTGGAAGGTGGTAGGAGTGAAAGACCAGCGGCTGGGTGAGGAAATTTGTGCCTGCATCCGACTGAAGAGTGGTGAGACCACCACAGAGGAGCAGATCAAAGCTTTCTGCAAAGGGAAGGTGGGAGCCCCAGCCACCCATATTGGTGGTGCTTGCTTGCTCACTTACCTCTCCCTGCCAACGAACCAGGGGGGTGGAGGTGCTCTGCCCTGATGAACCTGACTTAAGCCCTCTCGTCCCTCTCTGCAACGCCATGATCTTTCCCAGCCTCACACTTTACCCCTCTGGTCTGCAGATCTCCCATTTCAAGATTCCCCGCTACATCGTGTTTGTGGAAGGCTACCCTCTCACCATCTCAGGAAAGGTGTGTAAGGTGGAGGAGCCTTGGGGAGGGGCAGGACAGCTTCGGGGCTACTAGCCCAAATGCAGAAGGCCTATCCCTCCCTCAGCAGTGAACAGGAGAGGCTAGCAGTAGGGGGAACCAACCAGTTACTTCATTCAGGTTTGCCCCAGACTTTCTTGGATTTAGCACTAAACGCCTGAGGAAacccctcccccccagcccccTGCCCTGCTCCAGTCCCAGGTAGACCTCAATGGGTGGTCACCTAAGTGGGCAGAGGCCCCACCCTGACTTTCCTTTGCCTTTCCTCTAGGTTCAGAAATTTAAACTCCGAGAGCAAATGGAACAGCATCTAAAACTATGAATCAAGGGGAGGAGGGGTCCTCCCAGGCCCTCCCCAACCCTCCCCCTGCCCTCTGTCCTCTTTGT is a window from the Castor canadensis chromosome 11, mCasCan1.hap1v2, whole genome shotgun sequence genome containing:
- the Acsf2 gene encoding medium-chain acyl-CoA ligase ACSF2, mitochondrial translates to MAVYIGMLRLGRLCAATLGAQGPRAVLCRGWQEAKLQSVRPLSSGETEYTTPLPVGGLSYVQGHTSIHLIHKTVGGCLDATAQRVPDREAVVILHENIRLTYAQLKEEVDKAASGLLSIGLQKGDRLGMWGPNSYAWLLMQLATAQAGIILVSVNPAYQAMELEYVLKKVGCKALVFPKQFKSQQYYNILKQICPELEKAQPGALKSERLPDLTTVISVDAPLPGTLLLDDVVAAGSTEQHLAQLRYTQQFLSCHDPINIQFTSGTTGSPKGATLSHYNIVNNSNLIGQRLKMPVKTPEELRFVLPCPLYHCLGSVGGTMVCVLHGATLLLSSPSFNGKKALEAISREKGSFLYGTPTMFVDVLNQPDFSSYDFSSICGGVIAGSPAPPELIRAIITKMNMRELVVVYGTTENSPVTFMNFPEDTMEQKADSVGRVMPHTEARIVNVKTGELAKLNTPGELCIRGYCVMHGYWDEPQKTFEAVGQDKWYRTGDIASMDEQGFCKIVGRSKDMIIRGGENIYPAELEDFFHTHPQVQEVQVVGVKDQRLGEEICACIRLKSGETTTEEQIKAFCKGKISHFKIPRYIVFVEGYPLTISGKVQKFKLREQMEQHLKL
- the Chad gene encoding chondroadherin; translated protein: MTRAMLVFSIGLFAGLLQALAACPQNCHCHGDLQHVICDKVGLQKIPKVSEKTKLLNLQRNNFPVLAANSFRAMPNLVSLHLQHCQIREVAAGAFRGLKQLIYLYLSHNDIRVLRAGAFDDLTELTYLYLDHNKVTELPRGLLSPLVNLFILQLNNNKIRELRAGAFQGAKDLRWLYLSENSLSSLQPGVLDDVENLAKFHLDRNQLASYPSAALSKLRVVEELKLSHNPLKSIPDNAFQSFGRYLETLWLDNTNLEKFSDGAFLGVTTLKHVHLENNRLNQLPSNFPFDNLETLTLTNNPWKCTCHLRGLRRWLEAKASRPDATCASPSKFRGQHIRDTDAFRSCKFPTKRSKKAGRH